A single region of the Ziziphus jujuba cultivar Dongzao chromosome 10, ASM3175591v1 genome encodes:
- the LOC132799675 gene encoding probable LRR receptor-like serine/threonine-protein kinase At1g05700, translated as MELWTVAVALIMSVAPSSAYVSTSKDEITGLTWQTDEEFIETGGNNFLPRNNIRLEMKTLRSFPNINSKNCYNLTLEMQSKYVLRAGFYYGNYDNLFMPPTFLLKVSAGNYFNVTVITSLSDDPIYHEIMFMTTNEAVDVCLIQTQEGHVPFISSLEATYVIPEISGSISIDYGFGKYDNFQRPPTFVLEVYDKFNVTLTTSLSEELICHEILFRTTNKAVDVCLIRTQQGHVPFISSLEVSYVKSEVHGLITND; from the exons ATGGAATTGTGGACTGTGGCAGTAGCTTTGATCATGTCGGTGGCACCCTCTAGCGCTTATG TAAGCACATCAAAGGATGAAATCACCGGTTTGACATGGCAAACTGATGAAGAATTCATAGAAACTGGAGGAAACAATTTTCTTCCAAGGAACAACATCCGCTTGGAAATGAAAACGCTAAGAAGTTTCCCAAACATTAATTCTAAAAATTGCTACAATCTGACATTAGAAATGCAATCCAAATACGTCCTGCGTGCAGGCTTTTACTACGGCAATTATGACAACCTCTTCATGCCTCCAACATTCCTTCTTAAGGTCTCTGCTGGAAATTATTTCAATGTAACAGTTATAACTTCTCTAAGCGATGACCCAATTTACCACGAAATCATGTTTATGACAACAAATGAGGCAGTAGATGTATGTTTGATTCAAACACAAGAAGGTCATGTTCCTTTCATTTCTTCGCTTGAAGCCACATATGTTATCCCAGAAATTTCAG GTTCGATAAGCATTGATTATGGA TTTGGAAAGTATGACAACTTTCAGAGACCTCCAACATTTGTTCTTGAGGTGTATGACAAATTTAATGTGACACTTACAACATCTCTAAGCGAAGAACTGATTTGCCACGAGATCTTGTTTAGAACAACAAATAAGGCAGTTGATGTATGCTTGATTCGAACACAACAAGGTCATGTTCCATTCATTTCTTCACTTGAAGTTTCATATGTTAAGTCTGAAGTTCATGGGTTGATAACCAATGATTAA